The following nucleotide sequence is from Pseudoliparis swirei isolate HS2019 ecotype Mariana Trench chromosome 7, NWPU_hadal_v1, whole genome shotgun sequence.
GCTTCTGTGCCCTCTCAGTGCtgtgagtatatatacatatatatatattatattataataatagtaaaacaTTCATGTCACATCTCTTTTACGTTAAGATGTTTAGTTGGTCTTTGTTTAATTATGAGTCCGGCCACGCTGATGACAAAAAAacagtatttagtatttttagtATTTATCTCTCAGCGGTATTATGTGAAAAAAACTGCTTCCCTGGTTTTCATTCAACTGGGTGAAAGGGTGTAGCATGGGCCAGGGGAGCTCTCCCAGTGCGCTCCTGGCTTCTCCTTAATTGATACCGTTTTTTCTTTGCACACTTGCCTCCATGCCTCCAGGCAATTGGAGTTATTTTGGATGGAATGACCAGCAGAGTACGTATCCCCCCCCCTAAGTTATCTttccctccactcctctctcttttgAAATAAGAATCACTGCATGTTTGGTCCGTACCCATCGTTTGTCGTCATTGTATTTGAAACGTGGCTTTGATGTAccctaaaggtcaaaggtcaaagtaaCATGTGTGTGGTGAACCGTTATTTTCTTAGGGCGTACTTTATGTGGCATTTGAAGTTCAATTGTTGGAGCCTTGGTTTTCGTGCGTTTTGTAGTACATGCCTGTTACCACTAGAGggcgttttttatttaaaaatgtcaatgtttagATGTCTTCCCTCACGTCATAACAGTGTCGTAGCAGACAATGGTGTAGATGTAACTGTAGGATGAACCATCCTCTTATGTGTCGACTATCATATCAAAGAAATTAATGAATAAGAACAGGagtattataaaatatatatatatattgaatcacTTGGAGAGAacattattactttttaaatgtattttaagaaATAGTCTTATGTTATAACTGTTACGTTGCCTCCGCCCAGCTTTCGATGACCACGACAGTGCGGTGGACGACCGCGACAGCGATTACCGAAGTGAAACCGGCAACAGACCTCCCCGGTTCCACAGCACGTCCCAGACTAACTCGTCCGTGCACCAGTACCCCATAGGACGCAGGGACCAGCATCAGACCCTGACCAGGGAGGCCGACTCCATTCAAAGCTACGAGCTAGACTTCAGAGAAACACGGGGGCCCAGGTGAacacacagccaatcacagaccTCCTGCATGTGTGCTCTAATCCATTGACAGAGGGTTTGAAATACTTACAGTACTAACACGTACCAGCACAATCATTAAAAGACAGAATTGGCACAGCCTTAGTTAAATTAATGTAACCTTGTTAATCTGTTGCCATGGGAAAAACCCAAAATAATCTCACACAAAGCGAGAGAAAAAGTACTGACAGCAAAGAGCAGCAACTTACTGTGTCTCTATTTATGTCACATAATATTGTGATGTCGTTTATGCctccaaaaaatataaaaatcgaATACGAGATACTTTTCCTTCCACCTGCATCTTCTGCTTTTCTTCCATTTGCTATTCTATTTCTTTGCCTGCATGAACATGTTCCTGTCACAATTTGTTGCTTTCGATTAATGCGTCTACCTTAATTTATcttcctttctctttctttcttttctttctgctttTTCTTCATGTTCCACCGCTTCCTGCatggcacttttttttaaatcttaaaaaTCCAGGCGATCAAACAGTCGTGGTGGAGTGAGAATAATCCCTGTTGACTCCGGTATGGGCGTGGAGGACTGGGAGAAGAAATATAAAGTGCCTGACTCAGGCGTCTTGGATGATTATTTGGATGCCGAGCAAAAGATTTGGGAGGACAAAGATAAAAGCATAATCTACCGGATCAGTGACAACTCTTGTGAGGCCAAAGGTAGCAGGTTCTACCAGACAGTGGAGTGTGATGCACTATCCCCTGAGGACTCGGAGGAGGCGGATGgccggacagacagacagaagcaTGGCTTTGGTAGTGGAGAGGTCAGGTTAGTTTATAAGGAAGCCGGCAGCTTTGAGGATGAGACGTCCCCTCCGGAAATCGATATAATTCCCCCTGTCAAACAGCTGCGACAGCAGTCGGACAGAGAGAGTCTGCTTTACAAGACCCGGCTGTGGGCCAAAACCGCCTTagaggacacgctggagagctATGCAGCTttttgtgaggaggaggaagctcgGGAAGAAGCTGCGAGGATCAGAGTGAGGGAAGAATACGGCTCTGTTGGTTCAGATGAGATGCAGTATTCCTTTGGATCTGAGGAGGAACTATATGACCTGGCATTCTCTGAGGGGGATGTCTGCTATGAGTATGATAGTTACCACTACCCTAGCAGGTACATGTCAGCTTTTGAAGGACAAGGCCATTCAAGCAAAGGGAGTATAGATCGTGGAGATGATCCCACGTTGCCTCCTGTTGAGAAGCCAGGTGACGAATATGTAGATGCAATGGATGAACTTCAAAGCTTAGTTGACTCGGTGTCTGAATACCTGGCTGTAAAAGAGGAGGAAATCAACAACTACGAATCAATGCCAAAACCAATTAGAAGAAAACTCCCAGCACTGCCAACCAATGCTGAAGCTGTGCAGCCTGAGAACAGAAGTAGCCTTGAAGTAAAACCTGAAGTTAAGGAGGACAGTGCGGTCGAACAGGGTATAGCTGGAGTAAAGAATGCTATGAGTTCAATATTCAGTACAATCACAGGATCAAAGTCTACCACTGAGTTAGAAGCTTCTGCCACAACTACAacccccagacccccacagGCAGACTCTGGTATTTCAAAACTGCTCTCTTTGATCCCTAAAGTTAGTCCTGAAGCCGCAGTGACTTCTGATAGCACTGCAACGCCTACCACTCAACCATCACACCAACCTGAGTCTGGCTTTTCAAAGCTGCTTTCGTTTATTCCCAAAAGTGGTGGCTCTTCCCCCCCAGTGGCTATAGTTCCTCCTGCCTCTCAAGAGCCAACAACTGAAAAAAGGTTTTCCCTGCACTCTCTTTTGCCATTTCAATCCTCTGAAACCAGTCGGCAAGCTGACACTGgaccagaggtcacagaggcacAAGCCAGCACAGCCTCTGCTATTCAACCCTCATCCGGGTTTCAATCAATGTTGGGAAGGCTTAGTCCTTTGAGACTTTTTTCTAGTACACCGTCAGCTAGAGAGCCATCACTTCAGCTATCAGAGCAAAGAACTACATCTGCTACAACCAATGAATCCCAACAAGGGCCTGAAAAGAGATCCACTAGTCCTAATCGAGAGGGCTCAGAAACAGAACAACAGTCATCAGGAGAGACAAGACCAGGTTCAGGAAGTGGATCAGTTGATCTTTTGCCAGATACAGGAAGTGGATCAATTGAGCTTTCgcaagaaacaggaagtggatcagCAGAGCTTCTCCCAGAGACAGAGTCATCTGGTGAACTACCTGATGTTCAAGAAAGAAGATCCCCTGCATTATCTGAACCAAAACCTGAAAGCAATCCAGAGGAAACAGGGTTCTTCAGTCCTTTTAAGAAATCTCTGTCGACCTTCATATCAACAGTTCCTTCTGAAAACCCATCGAGTAACACCAAGTCTGCAGAAGAGTCTTTTTTAAGCAGCAAACTCAAAattccttttttctcttctgAAAGTGCACCCCCAGCAACAACAGAAAGAGGCATGCTCTCGGGCATTCTTAAGTTTGCATCTGGCGAAGATGTCAATGCCCCGCCAAAAAGTCCACCCTCCAGCCTTGTAAAAAGTCCCTCACCAAGTCGTGCTGCTCTTCTTGAAAGTGTCCCAAAAGGAAACACAGAAACCGGCTGGTTTTCAAACCTGTTTAAAGTAGCCCCAAATGACCCTGCTAAGGACGCTGCAACACCACAAATGACTCCTAATGTGATGCTAACCCAACCTAGTGGTCAAACTGAGCCACATACTGAACACAAGGTCCCTGAAACCACAGACGGCACTCTCTGCAAAACAGAACAATTGTCTCGAGAGCAAACATTGTCTGAAAAAGATTCCCAAAGCAAGACAGATGTCCAGCTTGAAGCAGATGTTACATCTGAAAATCAAGGTCCGCCCAAGCCGATGGAACAAGCCAGATCACAACCACAAGTCTCACAGGCCAAAGGCATTCTTTCTGGTTTGTTGAATCCAGGATCAACAGAAGACGTGTCGTCTAACAAGAAAGCCCAAGGAGTGGATAGTCAGCCTCAACAAGGTGGACTACTTTCAGGCCTATTTTCATCACCTCAGTCGCCTCCCCAAACACAACAAATGCCCGCCACACAGCAGCCAGGAGGACTGTTGTCAGGATTTTATAAATTTGCCTTTGATAATGTTTCTACTCCTATAAATCCGTCACCGTCGTCATTGCCAGAAGGCCAATCAAGCCACATTTCAACTGCTGCGCAGACAGTTTCTGGACGATTCCTATCTGGGTTCTTGAAAAAGGCGACTGACACAGTAACTGGTGCTCAACCAAATCAGCCCAGTCAAGAGTCACAAccagaagcagctgaccatGCAGCAAAAACAGAAGGACCTGAACAAAACTTGAGTCAATGCACCTCTCCTCCTATTCAGTCAGCAGGGGATTTGTCTGACCAGCAATTGAGACGACCTGGTGTCTCAGATCAACAAACAAGCCAACAGCAACAGCTTGAACAAACAACTGAAAAACAACATCTGAAAGCAACAGAAACTATGCTTCAACCTAGTGGATTCTTAGGGGGTTTGTTGAAACTCACAGAAACCGCTTCCCAGCCACCAAAAGGACCCCATGCTACACAATCTACGCAAGCAAATCAGCAATCAGGTAACATGTTGTCAGGACTTTTTAACAGGATTGTAGAACCTAATCCGACTCCATCTCAACTACAATCAGAGTCTGGTGTTCAAGTGACTAACCAAAAACCAGCACAACAAGGACCTCCTCAACAAGGAGGATTCTTATCTGGTCTTCTTGGAATTGGGGGCCAGGACTCTGCTCCTGCAAACACAAGCCAGCCCTCACAAAATCAGCAACAGAGTGGCCCATCCGGCCACCAATCTAATCCGCAACCAGGCAATAGACAAAACCTACAACAGCAAAACCAAGTCCCTCTACAACCACCCCCAGTTAGTCCTGGAGGTATGCTCACTGGATTGTTCAACAAAATTACGGATTCAGGACCCCCACAATCTGCAATGCGAAGTCAACCAGAACAGCAACATGCACAAATAGTAGGCCCAAGAATGATCCAGCAACCACCGAATCAACAGGGAGGCCTCTTCTCTGGGCTATTTTCAGTGGGTCCTACTCCTCCAGCACAACAGCAACCACCAGCAAGTCATCCCAAACAGCAGCAACCCCAACAAGGTAACAGACAGCCTCTGCAGAGGCAAAACCAGTTACCTCCACAACCAGCTGCATCTGCACCAGAGCCACAGCAGGGTGGACTATTGTCTGGGCTTTTTAATAAGTTAGCATCTACAGATAATACATCACAACAGTCTGGCCCACAGACACCAGGGTCCCAACAgggaaataaatcaaatgttgTTGGACCTGGTCAATCTACAGGGCAACAATCGTCTCAACCCAGTCAGCAAGGAGGATTCTTATCTGGTCTGTTTGGTCAGACGTCAcctcaacagcagcaacaacttAACACAAGTGTCAGTCCTCAACATACAGCAACCCAACAGCCTAGTCAAAGTGGAAGCTTGCTTTCGGGTATTCTGAAGCTTGCATCTGGTGAAAATGTACCACAGGATCAACAGTCATCTCAACCTACTCAGGCAGGTCAACCATCAGGACAAAATACAGCCCAGTCTGAATCAGGGGGATTATTTTCTGGTCTGATGAACAAAATTGCAGGTACTGTGGAACAGTCACTATCAACTTCTGATCAGGTGCACCTTGAaacaacacagcaacaacatCTGCCACATGCAGGACAGGGGCGACCACAGATTCAGAGAAGCAAACCAGAAGAGATGCCTTCCTCCCAAAATGTGGCCACAGATAAAGATTCAAAAGTTTCAGCTTCAAAAGGTTTCCTCTCAGGTGTTTTTGGTGTCACAGAGGAGTCATCATCAAAGACACAGCAGCCGTCAACCCCTACGCTCAGGAAGGAGGAACCACAAACCAGCACAAGTACCACGTCCCCTGGTTTGTTATCCAGCCTTTTCAAAACAGGGCCCAGTGACCGTTGCACTTCTGCTCCTGTAAGGGAATCTGAAAATGGCCGTCTTGATGGTTTTCTACCAAATAGTAAGGAGGGTATCTCTTCAAGTACATCGACACTCACAACAGCTACTCCAGTTGTTGACACCTGTAAAGAACCTCTGCCATCGCAGGTTTGGCAAGATCCAACTATTGCTTCAACCCAATCTTATcttgaggaaattcaacatctTTTGTATGGGACAGCAAATGAGTATGGGTACAAGGATCTCTTATATAATTTTACAGAGCATGGTGTTATTCCACCAGAGCTCTATGAGCACCAGTGTCTCATAGAGGCTCTTCTGTGGCAGCAACTCAATGATTATGCCCTTGCCGAAGCCCTTGCCGCTCAAGTTCAGGAACGCTCCCAAGCATACCAAGGGAATATACCATCAACTGTTAAAGCACCTCAATCGCAGAACCAAATATGGTTGAATCCTAAAGAAATCAGTTACTTCAATGTGCCCTTACATCCTTGGAGAGATGCTGCTACCGAGCTTTTTGAGGTCAGAAATCGCTTTTTTGATCCAAATGAAGATCTTGTTTTGTTTGATATGACTTGCAAGAAACCAGACAAGAAAACCTGGAGTAGCTGTGACCATTTGAATGAACTTGATAGGGAAAGAAACACTTGGATTTCTGAAAGTAGTGCTCTTAATCTGTGCATGGAAAAACCAAAGGCACAGTTAAGTAGATGTCATTCCCTTGCCGAATGCAATGTACAAGAATTCAGCAAAGTAGTGGAAAAAGGttgtgttactcatggtataaagGATGAAGACTTTGGTTTGAAATCAGCAACTGAGTTTTTTCAACAACTTTCCACAAAAAAGGGTCCAAAAGATTTAACACGTAGCGCTATGGATTTAAGCAGGTCTGCAGGAAATGAAGGGGATACTGATGAGGAAATGCTCTTTGAGAATTCTGAGTAGTATCAACAATGGCTTTCACTATTGGAGCAAGGGTTGTGGTGGCCAGCTGAGACTGGGGACTGTGGatattatgtttatatacatgagGATCACATTTATTCCCTCTTGACCGACAGAGCTGGGAGGCACCTCTATGCCTGTGCTGCACCAGAGGATGTACAAGCTCTAGGAAATATCACTGAAAATATTGCTAACATTCTGAAACAAAAAGGAAAGGACAAAGTAACCCTTTGTGGTTTTAAAATCCCCCTTTGCCCTGAAGACAAAGGTTTatggattcaagaccagcaacAAAATAAATCACTGCTTTCAGATGCACCAATGGACTTAACTTCCGCCCttagaaaaggagaaaaaataaTGAACATGAATTTGGAAAGCTTCTCTCAAATGTTTCAGGAATCGATGTCTTCTCAAGCAGATCAGCCTGTGGACTTTACACTGTACAAGCTTAAGAAGATCACGGTGGACTCCGTACACAATTGCTGTCAAGAAAAGCCAATGAGGGCATCTGATCTTACTTTAAACTCACTGAAAGGGGGACACGGAGGGCCATACTGGAAGAATCAGGGAATACCAGATGAGCTTACATTCTCCCCTTCACCTTCCCCAAGGTGCTATTCAAAACCCATCTCTGCAAATAGACCTCATCCAATTCCTGAAATCAGGATTTCAAATATATGTAACACACTTGCAGAACAACAAACACCAAAGTCAAACCCCAAATGTTCAGCAATTGAAGGAATAAATGGAATGTCTCCTAATACTGACGCAAGTAAAGTGAATACACAGACATCCTCAACACCTGTTACATCACCATCTGTGTCTAGCAAGGTTTCAGAGTTTTCAAACATTTCCAGACATCTTCCTGAGAGTCCATTAGCTTCAAAAATACCAGGACCTGCCCAGTTAGGAAGGAAACTGCCTACACCACCAACTGTTACTAAAGCCTCTTCAGCCTCTTCAGCACAGGTAACTGCTGTGAGGAGTTTACCCTCAGCATCTACCAGAACTGTGGCTGAGCCTTCTATTTCCCCACAAAGACCCAAGTTTGCAAGACAGCTATCTCAGGCAGGCCAACCCAGAGCAATATCAGAAGCAAAGAAGACCACAGTCAAAGGAACATGTGACATTAGCCAAGTCAGCAGTCCCTCATCAATAGACAAAACATCCCCCCTGTCTCCAAAGCAGAAACGAGATTCATTTCAGGAATGTACTCCTAAGTTACATATACTGAATGACAGCACAAGTAATGAAGCCCACCTTTACAAAAGAAGTCATAACTTTGGCACTCCTCTTGAATCTCAAATACGCAATAAAGTCCTCGATTTTTCTTCCacgattaataaaataaaaaatacaaaaccaatTGAAGCAACAGATGCCAATCTAGAATCCAGACCAAAAGATAAAGTTGTTGACTTCACAAAGTACAAGTTGAAAAGATTCAAAGAGAAAAAGCAGATGAATATTGACACAAGTGCAGACTTGGCTGACAAAACCATTGCTGTAGATCTTACTAAACAGATTGAGGAAGTAGAAGATGAACGGCTTGATTTAGAATATCCCACTTTGGGCACTTTACAGCAAAATACAAGAGTTCCAATTCAGAGAACAGTTTCTCAGACCAACCACAGGCCAGTTAACCAACAAAGCAAATCAGAGAGGATATTGTCCAGTCCAGAGGTTAGAGTTGGTCATATCTCTTCTACAATGCATATGCATAGACCACTTGCCTCCAACAGCACCTCTACTTCTGACACAAGCCAAATTGTTGTTAAAGACTTTGGCAAAGCTGCACTAAACATTTCATCCAAACCGTCTCTTACATCTTCTCAGGAGTTACCAGGAACTTCTGAAACTAATATCAGGTTATCAGCAACAAGAAGCTCTTCAGTTACTCATAGTTCTCTAAAAGTGTCCGGCATTGATGGAGGTTTGCAACCCGTATGTACTCCACCATTGGTAAGACCTGTTATGAGACAACAAGTAGACCCTCAGAGACAGAAAATTAATTCTTCATCCAATATGCATCGAAAGATGCAGCAAAGCCCACCAATAGTTACAACTGGTTGTAGACAGCAGATTCCTGTTGATCATAAAAGAGCAATTTTTACACCTCCTTCCTATCAGTCCAGTGAAATTGCCCAGAAATATCTGGAGAACACTGCACCAGCAAACTCAGTGAAAGCTACATTAGATATGTCTACCAAGACAACAACTCTGCAAATTCCGCAAGCTGTTGTGCCATCAAAAAATTCTGTCCATGAGGCACTGTCATTGACAAGGAGAAACCCATTACCTTTTGAGGAGGCAGAAAAAAGTTTGAGTCATCATGAATCCATTAACTTGTCATATCGAGGTGAATCAACAGAGCATCAGGGACGAACAACAGAGGATATGCATTCATTACCTGTAAGAGAATATCAGTCTCATGCAACTACAGGTAATCAGGTTGAATGCTCAATTATGAAAAAGGAGATTCCATCTGGTCATAGAAGGGAATTGTTACTAAGAAGGCAATCTCTCTTAGGTCAGTCTTCTGAATCCTTTGAAATGTGTAAACCACCCCAGCAAGCAACAGCACCAGCCAATTCAGTTAAGGCCACACTAGACATGACTTCTAAGTCTTCTGCCAAATTGAAGGAGGTGGTTATTGAAGGGAGAACAGATCGAACTACTGGAGCTATACCACTAACAAGAGGCAAGCCAAGTGCCCGTGAACGTGCACGAAAAGACTCTGTTGGTTTAGCATTAGTTGTAGATATCCCTTCTCAAGGACTTCTTGGTGACATCAAGATCAGCTTACCTTCAAATGCACGGCAGGAGTTAGAGAATAAGACTCGATGCCACTCAGATCCTATTATATATCATCAACAATATCGACAAAGCAAACATGGCTCCTGTGTGCATTCAAAACACTCAACTCTACAGTCAGAAACTGTTTCCACACATCAGGCATCCACCTCAACAAAACCAGTAACAGCTGGGGCACTGGATATGTCACCTAAGCCATCCCAAGCCCCACTGAGAACAACAATTTCAGAATATGAGTCTACTCAAAGAGAGGCAATTTCACTTGTTAATAAGCCAAGTGCAAAAGCAGTTGCCCGAAAGGATTCTGTTGGTATACCCCATGTAGTTGAACCAACACCACTGGAATCAACATGCCAGAAACAACCTCAAACATTGATCCCTGTGCAAAAACAGCAGACCCTGGATAGAAACATAGTCCCTGTTTTACATCAACCCCTTCTCAGCTCTATGACAATGCAGTATCCCAGTGTAAGTGAGACCAATAGTGTGTCACAGTCCATTATGCAATCTTATTCGCAAAGCACGCCTGATGTCCTTGCAAAGTCAAGTCGCTCGACTGTGCAGTATTCAGATACTGTTAAAACACATCAGACATCTAGCCCAATGAAACCGATCTCAGCTGCACCACTGGATATGTCACCCAAGCCATCCCAAGCCAGACTGAGACCAACAATGACAGAATCTGAGTCTCCTCAAAGTGGAGCAATCTCTCTTGTTAATAAGCCAAGTGCCAGAGCAGTTGCCAGAATGGATTCTGTTGGTATTCCCCTGGTAGTTGAACCAACACCACTCGAATCGACATGTGACAGGCAACCACAAACCTTGATCCATGCACAGAAACAGCAAACCCTTAACAGAAACATTGGCTCTGTTCTGCATCAATCACTTCCCAGCAGTATGAACGTTCAAAGTTCCAGTGTAAGTAAAACCAATGGTGTATCATTTATCTCTATACATCCTTATCaactctctacagctccagcaAACTCTGTTAAAGGCACATTAGATATGTCAACAAAGACATGTATATCAGACACAGTGCTAAACTATTCAGATCCAGTATCACTGGTAAGGTCAAGGCTTTCAGGCTTTGCACATTCTCAAAGAGATTCTATTGGTGTCCCACTAATTGTGGAAACATACCCCTCTCGGGAGCAACCTAAAAGGCAACAAACACAAGTTGGATTGCAAGAACAAATGCAACACAAATTTGTGCACACTGGATCTCGAGAAATAGATCAAAGAGCATCAGCGCCTGCCAACTCCATCAAAAACTTCTTAGATATGTCTCCAAAATCACAGTGGAAACGATCTGAAACAGCTAGAGAAACCTTGTCAACTGGATCTGTGCTATTAGTCAGAAACACGCCAACTTCAGCAACAGATTATTCTGTTGGTGTACCACTCATAGTTGAACAATCTGTACATCAACAAGGAATACATCTATTAAGTGGAGTCAACACAACGGAGAGACTGCATTGGCAGATCTCTACCAATCAAAGTAATGAGGTCTTTTCTGGTTCAAAGACCACCTACaaggacacacaacaacaaaatagaCCAGTGGATTTCTCCGCAAAAGATAGCTTAAATATAGCTATCATTAAATTACAACCAACAAGTACTTTCACTGAACCAGAGGATGGACAGCCCATGAATTTCACTAATAACAAagcaaagaaagaaatgttTGAAAGAAGGCCGACTGGAGGGcaattggagaaaaaaataacttggGATATTGTTGATCTAACTGTGGAGCCTATACACAACACCCCATGTTTAGGTATTGAAGATGCAAAAGATCTTTCCTTTTCTTATACGTCTTCTCGTTCTCAGAATAGTCTTTATGATCATCAGCAATACATACCTCCCCCCACTTCTATGGAATATTCCACTGATAAACAGGTCAACACCCAACATGGTGGACATTGCAGAAGACAGTCAGAAATATGCTTGAACTCTGCTCCAATCAAtacttctctttcctctttggAGCCAAATCAACGGAAGGTACTAAAAAGTGCATATCAACAGGTTGAATCGAATAAGCCCGATCCATTCCATCCAAACATACCTCAGCTGCAAACACAATATTCAGTCCCACAACAGCAATATCAGCAATCCGTTGTGGAAATTGGTTGGGCTTCACCCATTGCTAGATCTCAGGCAAAGACTCCAAAGTTGCAAAGACAAGATACAATTGTTCAGCATGACATGACCTTTGGGCCAAGAATTCTTATCAAGCAGCCAACTGTGGACAGCGAGGGGAGCATTGAGGAAGGCCCATCAAATTTTGAAAAAATGACTGGTAATGGACAGACATTGCTTTCTTTTTCCACCCAGAAACTTCACGGTAGATCCCAAACTGTTCCTACTTCAATTATTCAGCAAGCACAAGGTAGACACAGAACAGATCCTTCTCTGCATTCTTTTGACATACAGTCATCACAGAGCGGTTCAACAACATATTATTATGCAAAAGAATCTCTTCAACTCTCAAAACAAACTGATCCAAGCCAATGCCCTGTCACTGTTCAGCAATATCCAACTCCAACTATTCCCACAAGTACTGCCACTCCCATTCAACATGTATCAGAGGTTAGTGCACTTGTATTGCAACCCACCATAAAACATGGCCCACTGCCAGTAAAACAAGAAACAAGTAGTTATCTGATCCAAAGCATTGGATCTGAAATGCAAGGACCAGAGGTATCGCCAACACCAGCAGGTCCCACCTCTGTTAAGGGTTTGATTACATTATATAGTGGTTTAGGTTCACAACCCTCTGTCGGTGGAAAATCAGTTGATGTATTACCTCACCACTCTCGCCACACGATTGTGTCAATACCTTTGGAAGACAGAATACAAGTTCCTCCAACACAGGCTTCTGCTGTCAGCCATGTTACTGAATCTAGCCAAGTAGCTGAAGTAAAAGCAGATTCAACTGAAGCTTGTGAGCTGCCACTTGAGATAACTTCCAAGGACATAAAATCAACAGCTTTAGATACAACACCGCTTGAAATGGTTAAATCTCTCAGGGATCTAGCCTACCAGGTCACTGAAAAAAATACCTTAGTgtcagcaccaccaccatgtATGGAAACTGTTGAAGAGTTAGCCCACAGGGATAAAATCACAACTTCAGATGTTTTATTGCCTGAAGAAGTTCAGTCTCTTGATAAGTCACTGAAAGACGTACCATCTTTCTCAGATGCAAAATCACCTGAAGGTCC
It contains:
- the LOC130196550 gene encoding mucin-2-like isoform X1, translating into MSLLCVRVKKAKLHGPPDKFNAYITLKVQNVKSTTITVRGNQPCWEQDFMFEINHLQSGLVVELWNKGLIWDTMIGTALIPLESIGQSDEEGPGKWASLDSEVLMREDEICGTSNLTPHQVLLDTRFELPFDIPEDEAEYWTGKLDRINTMRIHDGYPLQDEIQRGRIASVPSQCCNWSYFGWNDQQTFDDHDSAVDDRDSDYRSETGNRPPRFHSTSQTNSSVHQYPIGRRDQHQTLTREADSIQSYELDFRETRGPRRSNSRGGVRIIPVDSGMGVEDWEKKYKVPDSGVLDDYLDAEQKIWEDKDKSIIYRISDNSCEAKGSRFYQTVECDALSPEDSEEADGRTDRQKHGFGSGEVRLVYKEAGSFEDETSPPEIDIIPPVKQLRQQSDRESLLYKTRLWAKTALEDTLESYAAFCEEEEAREEAARIRVREEYGSVGSDEMQYSFGSEEELYDLAFSEGDVCYEYDSYHYPSRYMSAFEGQGHSSKGSIDRGDDPTLPPVEKPGDEYVDAMDELQSLVDSVSEYLAVKEEEINNYESMPKPIRRKLPALPTNAEAVQPENRSSLEVKPEVKEDSAVEQGIAGVKNAMSSIFSTITGSKSTTELEASATTTTPRPPQADSGISKLLSLIPKVSPEAAVTSDSTATPTTQPSHQPESGFSKLLSFIPKSGGSSPPVAIVPPASQEPTTEKRFSLHSLLPFQSSETSRQADTGPEVTEAQASTASAIQPSSGFQSMLGRLSPLRLFSSTPSAREPSLQLSEQRTTSATTNESQQGPEKRSTSPNREGSETEQQSSGETRPGSGSGSVDLLPDTGSGSIELSQETGSGSAELLPETESSGELPDVQERRSPALSEPKPESNPEETGFFSPFKKSLSTFISTVPSENPSSNTKSAEESFLSSKLKIPFFSSESAPPATTERGMLSGILKFASGEDVNAPPKSPPSSLVKSPSPSRAALLESVPKGNTETGWFSNLFKVAPNDPAKDAATPQMTPNVMLTQPSGQTEPHTEHKVPETTDGTLCKTEQLSREQTLSEKDSQSKTDVQLEADVTSENQGPPKPMEQARSQPQVSQAKGILSGLLNPGSTEDVSSNKKAQGVDSQPQQGGLLSGLFSSPQSPPQTQQMPATQQPGGLLSGFYKFAFDNVSTPINPSPSSLPEGQSSHISTAAQTVSGRFLSGFLKKATDTVTGAQPNQPSQESQPEAADHAAKTEGPEQNLSQCTSPPIQSAGDLSDQQLRRPGVSDQQTSQQQQLEQTTEKQHLKATETMLQPSGFLGGLLKLTETASQPPKGPHATQSTQANQQSGNMLSGLFNRIVEPNPTPSQLQSESGVQVTNQKPAQQGPPQQGGFLSGLLGIGGQDSAPANTSQPSQNQQQSGPSGHQSNPQPGNRQNLQQQNQVPLQPPPVSPGGMLTGLFNKITDSGPPQSAMRSQPEQQHAQIVGPRMIQQPPNQQGGLFSGLFSVGPTPPAQQQPPASHPKQQQPQQGNRQPLQRQNQLPPQPAASAPEPQQGGLLSGLFNKLASTDNTSQQSGPQTPGSQQGNKSNVVGPGQSTGQQSSQPSQQGGFLSGLFGQTSPQQQQQLNTSVSPQHTATQQPSQSGSLLSGILKLASGENVPQDQQSSQPTQAGQPSGQNTAQSESGGLFSGLMNKIAGTVEQSLSTSDQVHLETTQQQHLPHAGQGRPQIQRSKPEEMPSSQNVATDKDSKVSASKGFLSGVFGVTEESSSKTQQPSTPTLRKEEPQTSTSTTSPGLLSSLFKTGPSDRCTSAPVRESENGRLDGFLPNSKEGISSSTSTLTTATPVVDTCKEPLPSQVWQDPTIASTQSYLEEIQHLLYGTANEYGYKDLLYNFTEHGVIPPELYEHQCLIEALLWQQLNDYALAEALAAQVQERSQAYQGNIPSTVKAPQSQNQIWLNPKEISYFNVPLHPWRDAATELFEVRNRFFDPNEDLVLFDMTCKKPDKKTWSSCDHLNELDRERNTWISESSALNLCMEKPKAQLSRCHSLAECNVQEFSKVVEKGCVTHGIKDEDFGLKSATEFFQQLSTKKGPKDLTRSAMDLSRSAGNEGDTDEEMLFENSE